Within the Hevea brasiliensis isolate MT/VB/25A 57/8 chromosome 2, ASM3005281v1, whole genome shotgun sequence genome, the region GGGTACTTGAGGTCTAGAGCTGTGTTATCTTATATAAATCCATCATAGAGCCGTTGAAAGCAGTTGTACCATGTTTTTGAAATTCCAATAGATCCAGAGATTTACGGTGAGAGTATCTCGAGTCAAGTCAATAAGTGTTATTCGAACAAATATCGAACTGTGGATCTTTCGAGCTGAGACATCAAAACACCTTTACATTGAGTAATAGGATGCTGAGATGAGGCAAGCCGAGCCATCTTTGGGCGAGCCAAGCTAACTCTAATCTCGCTTGAGTGTCTTAGCACGTGGTATCCAACCACCCAATTCATCCGGTTCAGATTTTAGGGGTGTGCTATCTCAtaaatcaaatgcaaagaattaattatatatttttaatttcatttaaaaattatcgataaaaaataacttaattagtttttttatatttaaagacataaaaataaacagatattgagtttaaatctacataactattaattatgaaattatcATCTTCataataaaaacaatttaaagGAAAAGGAGAAAAGTAATTTTTGTTATATAGTTTATAGCACATTCAATTTCTTATAAATTAAGAATCATCATTTCTCacactattaaaaaaatataattaaattagtttttttaatatataaaaaagacAGCTTTTTCCGAGCTCTAAagaaaacataaaataaataagagGTTGAAAAAATAGTTCCACTTAAGCTAAACCTTTTTCATATACTTCCCCTGGGGGCTAAAAGTTCATGATGGACCCATATTATTATTGGATATACCTCCTGAATGTAGGACCCATTTAGGAGACATAACCATAGAAGCTGGTATTGCCACATGGCCCCTCTCAAACTGCTTCTCTTTTTGGTTTCTTCAGTTGAATgtcaaaaaatgaaaaatttacaaattaataAAAGATTACACATAGTGACAGTGAGTCACTGTATAATCTCGTACTATAAATACAAGTCTCTCTCTTATTCAAAACACACAATACCCATTTGGCTCTCAAAACAATTCATTCAATTCAAGAATTCCCATCACATGGAATTCACAGCAGATCTTCTAGGCTTTAAACCCTCTCTTCCATTCTTGGACATTGATCCGAATTTGGAATCCTTGAACCAATTCTCAGTTGTAAACCAAACTATCCTAGATACTTCAAATTTGAATTCAATCCACAGCTTCGATGTGCCTTTCTCTAGTGACAACTTCTTTAGTCATCAAGCTGCAGCTGCAGAATTCCCTGGCAACTTGGCAGATAATTTTCCTGGTATTTTCCATCAAAACAACCATCATAATATTATGCCAGTTTCTCATGGTCAGTCCTTTTCCACTCCTGGAAATGAAAGTGAATTTCTTGAAAGCAACAAGAGAAAAGCAATGGATGTATCAGAAAGCTCTTCTTTAAACTCATCTCCACAAGTTTCTGAAAGTGGGAAGGGCAAAAATGTAATCAAATTAATTctggttcttgttttccttttggcCTGGATTCTGTATTTATGTGTTAGAATGAGCCTCATGGAACTGTTTCTTTTTTCAGAGTTCAAGAAGAGGAAAGAGAGTGCAAGGCAAGGAAGAGGAAGAGAAACCAAAGGAAGTTGTTCATGTCAGAGCTAGAAGAGGGCAAGCCACTGATAGCCACAGTTTAGCAGAAAGGGTAACGTTTACAAACTTCTCAAGATCCCAAAAATTTTGTTGCCCTCTTCAAAGAAATTGATTATAGGTATTCTAATGGATGTAAATTTCTCGTACAACAGGTAAGAAGAGAAAAAATCAATGACAGACTAAGATGCTTGCAAGATATTGTCCCAGGCTGCTACaaggtatacatatatataatatatatatatgctccCCCCCACAGaaagaataaataaaaattatcaatcaattaattgaaaaataaatttgtCTTGCCAATAATCTACAATGGTGTtcgattattttattattttacagACCATGGGCATGGCAGTAATGTTCGATGAGATAATTAATTATGTTCAGTCTCTGCAGAATCAAGTTGAGGTAATTAGATTGATACTTTGGAAGATCTTCTGCTACTAAAATTGCTCTTTTATGATCCTTAAACTGacagaattttttattttttttgaatattCAGTTTCTATCAATGAAGCTCGCTGCGGCAAGTACATTTTATGACTTCAATGCAGAGACAGACGAAATAGAAACAATGcaggtgattttttttttttttttgtgtttttacACTAAACAAATGCTAATCATTGTAAGTTAtgttgaaaatattgatttttttttttttaatattgcaGAGGGCAAAGGCACAAGAGGCAAAAGAGACGGAGAGTGTGATGAGAGAAGGATATGGAGGATTGAGTAATCACTTCCATCAAACATGGTCCCTTTGACTCTTTTGATGTTGCTTCTTATACAAACACATGAAGATGGCCCATTTACCAATATTTTTCAACCTccaaatatttcaaaattttgttcCCATTTCGTGGATACCCTAGCACAAGTGACAATATATACTTGTACAATTACTCAAACCATGCTTGGGAATTCAATTTGTAATTCATAGAAATTAAATCAACCCTTTTCATCAATTCTTATCTTTCTCAATCTTTTGTTGtcttgaaattttatttgaattttttatatcatttaaaaaaaaaaaagggtgttACATATGTTAAAGAAAGCATTCAATCAGTATGATTATTTTAAATAGATGTGAAATCACTAATTAATAATCATATCATATGGTATAAATACATTAGCGATGTCCATATCATCCAAAACAAGATTAAGCATGCAACAACTTGATTAGACTAGAATGCCTAAGTGT harbors:
- the LOC110661936 gene encoding transcription factor BEE 3 isoform X2, which encodes MEFTADLLGFKPSLPFLDIDPNLESLNQFSVVNQTILDTSNLNSIHSFDVPFSSDNFFSHQAAAAEFPGNLADNFPGIFHQNNHHNIMPVSHGQSFSTPGNESEFLESNKRKAMDVSESSSLNSSPQVSESGKGKNSSRRGKRVQGKEEEEKPKEVVHVRARRGQATDSHSLAERVRREKINDRLRCLQDIVPGCYKTMGMAVMFDEIINYVQSLQNQVEFLSMKLAAASTFYDFNAETDEIEMQRAKAQEAKETESVMREGYGGLSNHFHQTWSL
- the LOC110661936 gene encoding transcription factor BEE 3 isoform X1, which codes for MEFTADLLGFKPSLPFLDIDPNLESLNQFSVVNQTILDTSNLNSIHSFDVPFSSDNFFSHQAAAAEFPGNLADNFPGIFHQNNHHNIMPVSHGQSFSTPGNESEFLESNKRKAMDVSESSSLNSSPQVSESGKGKNSSRRGKRVQGKEEEEKPKEVVHVRARRGQATDSHSLAERVRREKINDRLRCLQDIVPGCYKTMGMAVMFDEIINYVQSLQNQVEFLSMKLAAASTFYDFNAETDEIETMQRAKAQEAKETESVMREGYGGLSNHFHQTWSL